A window from Drosophila kikkawai strain 14028-0561.14 chromosome 2L, DkikHiC1v2, whole genome shotgun sequence encodes these proteins:
- the LOC108079637 gene encoding cytidine deaminase, with protein sequence MAQVFINGARDEPNVREFDGLDSSIQELIHAATEARKLAYCPYSNFAVGAALRTSDGTIYTGCNIENGAYATTICAERTAAVKAVSEGKRDFVACAVVAQQDNGFTTPCGVCRQFLSEFVNGQDIPLYAAKPSNLPLRVLCTSVLQLLPNGFSFSNGK encoded by the exons ATGGCACAGGTGTTTATCAATGGAGCAAGAGACGAGCCCAATGTGCGGGAGTTCGACGGCTTGG ATTCCTCAATCCAGGAGCTTATCCACGCAGCCACCGAGGCCAGGAAGCTGGCTTATTGTCCATATAGCAACTTTGCTGTGGGTGCTGCCCTGAGGACCAGCGATGGCACCATTTACACTGGTTGCAACATAGAAAACGGCGCTTATGCCACCACCATTTGTGCAGAGCGCACGGCCGCGGTTAAGGCCGTCAG CGAAGGCAAACGCGACTTTGTGGCCTGTGCTGTGGTGGCCCAGCAGGACAATGGCTTCACCACACCCTGCGGCGTTTGCCGGCAGTTCCTCTCCGAGTTTGTCAATGGCCAGGACATACCACTGTATGCCGCCAAGCCGAGCAATCTGCCCCTGAGGGTGCTCTGCACCAGTGTGCTCCAACTGCTGCCCAACGGCTTCAGCTTCTCAAACGGCAAATAG
- the LOC108079644 gene encoding E3 ubiquitin-protein ligase TRIM45 has protein sequence MMSNKGSPSRIAFKRKTSIGSQSKSQPIDYERIQGDVEVIATPPPAPPPPLGGQGKLKLKLSSAKITLRKTTQASQKNLVAITSPADAVRRKSAPQLFTFTIAPKGETSEAEVAPPSIIPKLPVLGFTHSIRRSRTLGQAGISTGLPTTEDPLGQTQDSGSGSEPSSSLAGGGSSTSPESLLDNILSAASSVSVQSSSSSQASNATVAQPIKAKEQLHPKRLLSLKASPELRISPPTPDTAQPKLEMLPRLLLDATPRPEIFDAPSPLCRSPSPGGMPSPSPTPSPSPSITLRPSTPPESTVTFTDDLKCGICLDVYTDPRTLHCLHSFCLQCLISENFKEESMWDPMDQARSEDPSSYSLRSEMGGGSSLELTATVSPARQRGASLSLRRKKSMDRLAIRSKSEGKRSTTSSFGTRLTGSFVSEVVSRCIRCHSCNYPTDLPLGGVRQLPQNYLLVRRIELLRLQAGEDVIARVWCSLCTEEISATYHCISCTLNLCTLCKEAHERQRSTANHRMRSILELRRARKQKQQQLGLGDSSKLILRCGIHTNFELKAFCTLCRQLACTDCLVLLHKGHRHETIPRAIVHQGKQLREATDQTRPLCQYAEHSIERLNEIARGINARCDDIQSQVERYMQSYMEALEVHRRTLLQQISRARESKVEVVVKQQLDLEKRTQQAMEAVRFSQELCEIGADAEILSFVGILLRRLEFCQQFKPPVDPKISDSLHFLPKIRAPSTKDQRDIPLYGIITMQVVEPGLCTLQWEGFSQLRLHKKADLLLHSRDADGVSLCHGGLEINCMIKYKDSNSKFLPVEVSDNRDGTYNISFTPDAQGSLILTITINERPIKGSPFTFQARQVRPHTGIYHCCSFCSGKGSRSVKCSCEGRMPGYSGCGHGHAGHPGRRHWSCCGNVLENSECNVANKLLNA, from the exons ATGATGAGCAACAAGGGCAGTCCCTCCAGGATTGCATTCAAGCGAAAGACGAGCATCGGCAGCCAGAGCAAAAGCCAGCCCATAGACTATGAACGCATCCAGGGGGATGTCGAGGTGATTGCCACTCCGCcgcctgctcctccgcctcccCTGGGCGGCCAGGGCAAGCTGAAGTTGAAGCTGAGCTCCGCCAAGATCACGCTCCGAAAAACCACGCAGGCTTCACAAAAGAATCTAGTGGCTATAACCTCGCCAGCGGACGCAGTGCGTCGCAAGTCAGCGCCGCAGCTCTTCACATTTACCATTGCCCCCAAGGGGGAGACCTCAGAAGCAGAAGTAGCACCACCATCCATCATACCCAAGCTGCCAGTCCTGGGATTCACCCATTCCATTCGACGCTCTCGGACCTTGGGACAAGCTGGCATCTCGACAGGGCTGCCCACTACCGAGGACCCCCTTGGACAGACGCAGGAcagcggcagtggcagtgaGCCCAGCAGCAGCCTGGCCGGTGGCGGAAGTTCCACCTCTCCGGAGTCCTTGCTGGATAACATTCTCAGTGCCGCCTCGTCCGTGTCCgtgcagagcagcagcagcagtcaggCCAGCAATGCCACCGTGGCGCAGCCCATCAAGGCCAAGGAGCAGCTGCATCCGAAGCGGTTGCTGAGCCTGAAGGCCTCACCGGAGCTAAGGATTTCACCACCAACGCCAGATACGGCTCAGCCCAAGCTGGAAATGCTTCCGCGACTCCTCTTGGACGCTACGCCAAGGCCAGAGATATTTGATGCTCCATCGCCACTGTGCAGAAGTCCATCGCCTGGCGGTATGCCCTCGCCCTCGCCCACACCTTCGCCCTCGCCCAGCATCACCTTGAGACCGAGTACGCCGCCGGAGAGCACGGTGACCTTTACCGATGACCTCAAGTGTGGCATCTGTCTGGATGTGTACACCGATCCGAGGACCCTGCACTGCTTGCACTCCTTCTGCCTGCAGTGCCTGATCAGCGAGAACTTTAAGGAGGAGTCCATGTGGGATCCCATGGACCAGGCTCGCAGCGAGGATCCCTCCAGCTACAGCTTGCGGTCGGAGATGGGAGGCGGCTCCAGTCTGGAGCTCACGGCCACTGTGTCCCCGGCTAGGCAGCGGGGAGCTAGCTTGAGTCTGAGAAGGAAGAAGTCCATGGACCGTTTGGCGATCCGG TCCAAGAGCGAGGGCAAGCGCTCGACGACAAGCTCTTTTGGCACCCGGCTGACGGGCAGCTTTGTGAGCGAAGTGGTCAGCCGCTGCATTCGCTGCCACAGCTGCAACTATCCCACGGATCTCCCTCTGGGTGGAGTGCGTCAGCTGCCGCAGAACTATCTGCTGGTCAGGAGAATCGAGTTGCTGCGCTTGCAGGCGGGAGAGGATGTGATTGCGAGGGTCTGGTGCTCCCTGTGCACCGAGGAAATCAGT GCCACCTATCATTGCATCAGCTGCACCCTAAACCTCTGTACGCTGTGCAAGGAGGCACACGAGCGGCAACGTAGCACCGCCAATCACCGAATGCGTAGCATCTTGGAATTGAGAAGAGCCcggaagcagaagcagcagcaactgggcCTGGGGGATAGCAGCAAGCTCATCCTGCGCTGCGGCATTCATACCAACTTTGAGCTAAAGGCCTTTTGCACTCTATGCCGGCAGTTGGCCTGCACGGATTGCCTGGTGTTGCTTCACAAGGGCCACCGGCATGAGACCATTCCACGCGCCATTGTTCACCAAGGAAAGCAGCTAAGGGAAGCCACGGATCAGACACGTCCTCTGTGCCAATATGCAGAGCATTCCATAGAGAGATTGAACGAGATCGCGCGAGGAATCAATGCCAGGTGCGATGACATACAGAGCCAGGTGGAGCGGTATATGCAGAGCTACATGGAGGCCTTGGAGGTGCATAGAAGGACACTGCTGCAGCAGATCAGCAGGGCCAGGGAGTCCAAGGTGGAGGTTGTAGTCAAGCAGCAATTGGATTTGG AGAAACGCACGCAGCAAGCCATGGAGGCAGTGCGTTTCAGTCAGGAACTGTGCGAGATTGGCGCCGACGCCGAGATCCTAAGCTTTGTGGGCATTCTGCTCCGTCGTTTGGAGTTCTGTCAGCAGTTCAAGCCGCCAGTGGACCCCAAG ATCTCAGATTCACTTCACTTCCTTCCCAAAATCCGAGCTCCTTCCACTAAGGATCAGCGGGATATCCCGTTGTATGGCATCATTACTATGCAGGTGGTGGAGCCCGGTCTGTGCACCCTGCAGTGGGAGGGCTTCTCCCAACTGCGCCTCCACAAAAAGGCAGATCTCCTGCTGCACTCCAGGGACGCCGACGGTGTCTCGCTGTGTCATGGAGGCTTGGAGATCAACTGCATGATCAAGTACAAGGATTCCAACTCAAAGTTCCTGCCCGTTGAAGTGTCGGACAACCGCGATGGCACCTACAACATCTCCTTTACGCCGGACGCCCAGGGCTCGTTGATTCTGACAATCACCATTAATGAGCGTCCCATTAAGGGCAGCCCCTTCACCTTCCAGGCGCGTCAAGTGCGTCCGCACACTGGGATCTATcactgctgctccttctgctccGGCAAAGGCAGCCGAAGTGTCAAGTGCTCGTGCGAGGGGCGCATGCCAGGCTACAGTGGCTGTGGGCATGGACATGCCGGCCATCCTGGTCGGCGGCACTGGTCCTGCTGCGGCAATGTCCTGGAGAACTCCGAGTGCAATGTGGCGAATAAGCTGCTGAATGCTTAG
- the LOC108079636 gene encoding cytidine deaminase has product MSHLTENFARPEKPEEVVTYGSLDPSVQELLRAAFDVRQRAYVPYSGFKVGAAFRAKATGQIFTGCNVENAAFTPCSCAERTALTKAVSEGATEFSVGAVLAYEPDAFTTPCGVCRQFIREFATDDIPIYIAQAIDARIGSEEPLRSEDPVLCTSIFNLLPSSFRTYRK; this is encoded by the exons atgtcgCATCTAACGGAAAACTTTGCCCGTCCGGAGAAACCGGAAGAGGTGGTCACCTACGGCAGTCTGG ATCCTTCTGTTCAGGAGCTACTAAGGGCCGCCTTTGACGTGCGTCAGCGTGCCTATGTCCCGTATAGTGGGTTCAAAGTGGGCGCTGCCTTCCGGGCCAAGGCCACCGGACAGATCTTTACTGGCTGCAATGTGGAGAACGCCGCCTTCACGCCCTGCTCCTGTGCCGAGCGAACGGCTCTGACGAAAGCCGTGAGCGAGGGAGCCACCGAGTTCTCCGTTGGCGCTGTCCTAGCCTATGAACCTGATGCCTTTACCACGCCCTGCGGCGTGTGCCGCCAGTTTATCCGGGAATTTGCCACCGACGATATACCCATCTACATTGCTCAGGCCATTGATGCCAGGATTGGCAGCGAGGAGCCGCTGCGGAGCGAGGATCCCGTGCTGTGCACCTCCATCTTCAATCTGTTGCCAAGCAGTTTTCGCACGTACCGGAAGTAA
- the LOC108079635 gene encoding transmembrane protein 222 isoform X2 has translation MGGSGAGSGGVGAPERLPAINTAEQRFPYCIVWTPIPVLTWILPVIGHMGICTSAGVIRDFAGAYFVSEDNMAFGRPTRYLRLQPNFVEGGSDAWDEAVSKASVLYGTRIHNIFCDNCHSHVATALINMRYKNSTGWNMLILSMWLFVCGRYVGIGGVLKTWLPFVVLLTFCILLSVYF, from the coding sequence ATGGGCGGATCGGGAGCAGGATCCGGAGGTGTCGGTGCCCCGGAGAGACTGCCTGCCATCAACACAGCTGAGCAGCGCTTTCCATATTGTATTGTCTGGACACCTATACCCGTGCTCACCTGGATTTTGCCCGTGATCGGTCATATGGGTATCTGCACCTCGGCTGGCGTGATCAGGGACTTTGCTGGCGCCTACTTCGTCTCGGAGGACAACATGGCCTTCGGTCGGCCCACCCGCTACCTCCGATTGCAGCCAAACTTTGTGGAGGGCGGCAGCGATGCCTGGGACGAGGCTGTTTCGAAGGCATCGGTGCTGTACGGCACGCGGATCCACAACATCTTTTGCGACAACTGCCACTCGCATGTGGCGACGGCACTCATCAATATGCGCTACAAGAATAGCACAGGCTGGAACATGCTAATCCTGAGCATGTGGCTTTTCGTCTGCGGGCGCTACGTTGGCATTGGGGGTGTACTGAAGACCTGGCTGCCCTTTGTCGTTCTCCTGACGTTCTGCATCCTGTTGAGCGTctacttttaa
- the LOC108079635 gene encoding transmembrane protein 222 isoform X1 — translation MTTNPSHQSQEDVQITMGGSGAGSGGVGAPERLPAINTAEQRFPYCIVWTPIPVLTWILPVIGHMGICTSAGVIRDFAGAYFVSEDNMAFGRPTRYLRLQPNFVEGGSDAWDEAVSKASVLYGTRIHNIFCDNCHSHVATALINMRYKNSTGWNMLILSMWLFVCGRYVGIGGVLKTWLPFVVLLTFCILLSVYF, via the coding sequence ATGACAACGAACCCAAGTCACCAGAGCCAGGAGGACGTGCAGATCACCATGGGCGGATCGGGAGCAGGATCCGGAGGTGTCGGTGCCCCGGAGAGACTGCCTGCCATCAACACAGCTGAGCAGCGCTTTCCATATTGTATTGTCTGGACACCTATACCCGTGCTCACCTGGATTTTGCCCGTGATCGGTCATATGGGTATCTGCACCTCGGCTGGCGTGATCAGGGACTTTGCTGGCGCCTACTTCGTCTCGGAGGACAACATGGCCTTCGGTCGGCCCACCCGCTACCTCCGATTGCAGCCAAACTTTGTGGAGGGCGGCAGCGATGCCTGGGACGAGGCTGTTTCGAAGGCATCGGTGCTGTACGGCACGCGGATCCACAACATCTTTTGCGACAACTGCCACTCGCATGTGGCGACGGCACTCATCAATATGCGCTACAAGAATAGCACAGGCTGGAACATGCTAATCCTGAGCATGTGGCTTTTCGTCTGCGGGCGCTACGTTGGCATTGGGGGTGTACTGAAGACCTGGCTGCCCTTTGTCGTTCTCCTGACGTTCTGCATCCTGTTGAGCGTctacttttaa
- the Su(var)205 gene encoding heterochromatin protein 1 yields MGKKSDNPEVTSNDSEEEEEAEYAVEKIIDRRVRKGKVEYYLKWKGYADTENTWEPESNLDCQDLIQQYELSRKDEAEKAAPSKKDRPSSSNKGKDTSARSSTASTSSNKRKSEEPAPVSAKSKRTVEADQDSGDSMTSSSTGFDRGLEAEKILGASDNNGRLTFLIQFKGVDQAEMVPSTVANLKIPQMVIHFYEERLSWYSDNED; encoded by the exons ATGGGCAAGAAATCAGACAATCCTGAAGTTACTAGCAACGACtctgaggaggaggaggaggcagaaTACGCCGTAGAGAAGATAATCGACCGGCGCGTGCGAAAAGGAAAG GTGGAGTACTACCTAAAGTGGAAGGGGTATGCCGACACCGAGAATACATGGGAGCCGGAGAGCAATCTGGACTGCCAGGACCTCATCCAGCAGTATGAGCTGAGTCGCAAGGACGAG GCGGAGAAGGCGGCTCCTTCGAAAAAGGATCGCCCTAGCAGTAGCAACAAAGGAAAGGACACTTCGGCACGGTCCAGCACAGCGTCTACGTCCTCAAACAAGCGAAAGTCCGAGGAACCGG CACCTGTAAGCGCAAAATCTAAACGCACAGTGGAAGCGGACCAGGATAGCGGCGATTCCATGACTTCTAGTTCAACTGGTTTTGATCGCGGCCTTGAGGCTGAGAAAATACTCGGGGCATCCGATAACAATGGACGTTTAACATTCTTGATTCAATTCAAGGGAGTGGACCAAGCCGAAATGGTGCCCTCGACAGTGGCCAATCTCAAGATTCCCCAAATGGTGATTCACTTTTACGAGGAGCGCCTGTCGTGGTACTCCGACAATGAGGACTAG
- the Ssb-c31a gene encoding RNA polymerase II transcriptional coactivator, translating into MHLLKVRSRIMPKIKKQKSSSSESDSGPEDRNQPASKKAKETPAAEGGKKAAAGGSGGDGPWVLEKLRQVRINEFRGRKMVDIREHYEKNGEVLPGKKGISLSVQQWKKLLEMADEITRAVEN; encoded by the exons atgcatttattaaAAGTAAGAAGCCGAATTATGCCAAAGATCAAGAAGCAAAAGTCCTCCTCTTCGGAGAGCGACAGCGGCCCCGAAGAC CGCAATCAGCCGGCAAGTAAGAAAGCCAAGGAGACACCGGCTGCGGAGGGTGGCAAGAAGGCTGCTGCCGGCGGTTCTGGCGGAGATGGGCCCTGGGTCCTGGAGAAGCTGCGTCAAGTGCGCATCAACGAGTTCCGCGGACGCAAGATGGTGGACATTCGCGAGCACTATGAGAAGAACGGCGAAGTTCTACCCGGCAAGAAGGGCATCTCGTTGTCGGTACAGCAGTGGAAGAAGCTGCTTGAAATGGCCGATGAAATAACGCGAGCAGTAGAGAACTAG